Genomic segment of Saccopteryx bilineata isolate mSacBil1 chromosome 9, mSacBil1_pri_phased_curated, whole genome shotgun sequence:
ggCAGTATAAAAGCTAGCCTAGAGTCTTCTGCAATAGTAAGATGTTTCATGAACGTGACTGTTCCGTGTTGTAAGAATCAACCCAGCTGTCTGGTCATTCATGGAGCAGATATTCAAGGAGCACCTGTTAATGTGCCGGGTCCCGACGATCTGTGTGGAGCAATGAAACCACTTGGCAGGTGCTCActgaaaaatagcaataaaaaggagTGAGCTTGTAGGTGCAGGTGCATTTAAAACCactgagagccctggccggatagctcgatggttcaagcatcggctcaaagcacagaggttgctggtttgatccccggtcatgGCGTTTatgggaacagatcaatgttcctgtctgtctgtctgtctctctctctctctctcttccttcctcttactgaaatcaataaataaaaataatgatactaAAAACCACTAAGAGATGATACAATTGAATAAAATAGCCCCATAGGGAAATActtgcatttattcatttgtgagtgtatgtaaaaaaaaataaaaaatagtggagCAATCTACACTAGTTTAGCACCAAAACTGTTAAGCATGGCATCTCTGGAGATTCTCAGATCTATATTGTGTTCGTGGTTTCCTAACTTCTTATAACAAGCATGCTTCACTTGCATACCCAGAGAGGAAAACCAATCAAGTTAACTTGTAGCCATTCCAGTGGGAAGAGTGCCCGGCAATGCCAAGTGGTAGAGCAGGTACGGGGGCAGGCACTCGCCCTCCCTGACTGCGAGAGGAAACCGCATGATTTGGGGAAGTCGCTGACCACATGTAGCAAGCAAAGGTGCAAGAGCACATGCCTCTGACGTGGCAGCTTTACGTCCAGGAACGGGCACTGGAGAAGTTGGTGGCAGCATCGCCTGTGGTCGTGACAACACTGGAAAGTGACCCCGTGGGCCAGCGATGGAGGGCTCCCGTGCACATGGTGCGACCACACAGAGCAAACTGCACCACAGTCAGAGAGGATGAACCCAGCCCCATGGCCCCACAGgcaccagtggggggggggggggtcctgaagATAATgctaaaagaaatgaacaagaagCAGGAGGGTGTATAAGGCTTGATTCCATCTAGGTGAATTTTTCAAACACCCAAAGCAGTGTTTTATGAAAATCGATTGCTGTGGATCCAAACAGAAATGATAAAACGTGGGGTGGTGCTTTTCTCTGAGGAGGAAAGCCCAGAGAGGGAGATAGGGCTTCACCTGTGTCTGTAACATTGTATTCCTTCACCGAAGTGCCATGAAACCAACAGGCccatccctcccctcttcccaaaCGCTGGCCCCTGCTGCTGGGACCCTGGGCTCTTCAACTTGACAGTGAACGCCCTTTGGGACCTGTTCTCGTCTGTCCTTCTGCCTGgtgtccctccctcctccatccaTTGGTGACCGCTTGCTCCGGCTGCAGGAGTCCTGTCCCCACGCTCCACTCGCCCTTCCATGCCACCGCCCGCATGGATTCCAGCTCACCTGTGTCCCGGGCTCACCTGAGCTCTCCCACTGCACCCTGCCTGCCGGGCAGGGGGTACCCAGCACAGGGTAGAGGAGGCCTGAGGGAGGGCAGCTCATGTGTCATAATAGGGAAGCCAACCCTCACTCACCCTTGAACCCCAGCGCAGTCGGATGCTACCCGAGTTTGGAGGTTGGCATCGGTCAGGAAGAGGATTTagtagtggggaggagggagcattTATTCAATGAAGGGTATCACCGCCCTCCTGTCTGAGGCTTTGGGGAAACAGACCCTGGTAAACGCGTGGATCTGAGCACGTTAGAGCCTCCTGCAGTAAAATTTGGAATGGGGATGaggtagaggaaaaaaaatctatgctcATTGAATACAAAATACAATTGCCTGTCGGCACAGGAGCTGAAGTACCTGCAGCAAATTATATCTAAGACTCCATTGTCACAGGCAGATTAGCTAATGCGTGGTTTTAAGTACAGGCGTCTAATGCCATTACTCCTGGTTGGCTCTGCCTGGCAGGTAACCCTTGTGGAACAAATGACTGCGTGGCTTGAATAGCGTATTTGATCAAACAggacaattcttttaaaaattgagttctCTGTGGCAATTTGAGACCCCGTAATCAGCAAATTAGATGATTACAGCGGGGATAAAAATAGTCCTCTTAACAATGTCCAAGGTAGAAATGTGATTTGAATTTCAAAATGTAGCAGGAGGACACATTTGGGTAAATGTGACGAGACAGGATGCGATTTGAAGTCTCTTCCCATCTCTGCTCGGAGCTGGAGCCCGATTTTGGCCGAATACACTCCAGTCTTGTTGGTGTCTCGGTGAGGGGACAGAGCGTGTCTCACCCCAAGGTCTAGGTCTTAAGGGGTCCTCCCTACAGCTTGATGTATCTGCCCCCCCATACTTGCACAGCCAGCATGAACTCTGACAGCATCTGCTACCCATCGGCATGAAGGGACCTCATGGGACAGGAAGAGTGTTCCACACAGGGCAGGGGACACTGGAAAACCTTCCACCGCATCCGCTGAAGACACGTGTTCTCTTTCTCGGGCACAGGGGACGGATGTGAGCGTGGCTCTGATGTGAGGTCCATGTGAGGTCTGGGGGTGACTTCTGAGAGCTGGGGCACATGATGAGGACGGTCAGTCTTCCCGTGGGTCGATcggtggttctgtttctctgtctctctcacaaggaAGACGCACAGAGGGCCATATGCCTCCCCCTCTGGGTCCTTCCTGCCCAGCAACCAgggagtgcacagctaaatggaacaacaaatgaatgcctctctctctctgtctctctccccttcctctctctgtctctctaaaatcaataggtaataaataaatggaaattcaCTTACTCATCGTGACTTACCCTTTACTAGCAGAGACAAAAGAGCTTCCTGTGGCAACACTGTCATTGAAGAAAAACTGATTtcagccttggctgggtggctcagtgaatagagcatcatcccagagtgctgaggtcatgggttcaatacccggtcagggcacctatgagaagcaatcagtgagtgtacaactaaacagaacaactaagcggaacaatgagctgatgcttctctctcaaatcagtagggggaaaaaatttattttttatttttttttatttaattttttttaatttattcattttagagaggagagggagagacagagggggggggggagacagagagagagaaggggagaggagctggaagcatcaactcccatatgtgcattgaccaggcaagcccagggtttcgaacaggcgacctcagcatttccagatcgacgctttatccactgtgccaccacaggtcaagctattttatttattttttattcattcattttagagaggagagagagagagaaaggggtgaggagcaggaagcatcaactcccatatgtgccttgaccaggcaagtgcagggttttgaactggcgacctcagtgtaccaggtcaatgctttatccactgtaccatcacaggtcaggccaaaaaaaatttttaaatacagatttCCAGAAATGCATCATTCTAACAACTTAATAtgtaaggcagtttcatttcaTCAGTCGATAAGACCCTGCAATATGATGGCTCACCAAAAGGTCTGTAAGTTAATATTTACCTCCAATATGCTTTCCCACCAGCGTGGCCTCACTTAGAGCCCTCAGATGTATAAAACTTTGCAAAAATGTTCTTAGTGCCAGCTTTTTTACAAACGTAAATGAACTACTTTGAGGATTTTTGCAAGTCACTTACCAAATGATCActgttaaaaattaactttttttttaatttagaaattaaatgtaatggggtgacactgatggATAAGAGGACCTAGGTGCCAGGGGAACATCTCTACAGCACTGGAGCTGTTGGGCCGTGTACCCTCACCCAACGTCCTTTTCCATCACGGTATTTctatccctctttactccccccaCCCAGATCCACTGCTTTGTAAGATGAGAGCACCGCTGCCTGAAATGGAAGAAATAATCAGGAGTGTCATTTGAGGTTAAGTAGCAGCACACAGAGACTTACAATGAATTTTTATTAGGAAACCGTATTAGAACTTGCCAGAACTGTGTGACATCACGAGAAAAAATACAGTCACTGCCCAACGTCACATAAATACATGTTTAAAGTggctatttttctactttagatagattttcttttacagaagataaaatgacaagttgaaaatatgtttatttatttcctcATTCACCCTGCCTTGCAcaaacccacacacacatacaccagaGCATCGAGGAAGAGGCTCAGATACGACAGGCCTCCACGCTGAGCGCTCAGCACACGCTGTGAGCCGTGGACACGAGGCCTCCGATGTGGGCCCCCGGCCATAGACGGGGTCCCAGCGGCGTGTGCGCCGGGGCGGAGCGCACACCTACCTCGCGGCCTTGGGCAGGTCGGGGAAGGCACGGAGCCGGGTGCTAAGGGAGAGGCTAAGTTGGAGCCGCCTCTCTAGCCTCCAGCCTGGGCCCCTGGAAACCCAACGCTTACTTCATGGGCTTTCTCTTATGTGTATCTGATGAAACCTTGAACATCAAGAACCACGGAGTTGAGCCCGAGAGCCCGACACCGCCCCATTCAAAGCTGACTTGGAATGACCAGACACGGCTCATCAACCAGCTGTCTCAAAGACAGTGTCATCTTTATTAAAAACGGACAGACGTAGCAGCACTTAGAAACAATAGTTCATAAAAGGCATTGTACATTGTCAACAGATAATGCGGAGGGCGCCCCAGCAAGGCTGCAGCCGTCACAGCACCAACAAGCACCGGTCCCGCACCCAGGACACCACGGGAGGGCGGCAGCACCCGGGCTCCTCAGCCCCGAGCTCTGTGGCCTGCGTGGACGGCAGTCGGTCAAGCAGCACCTTCCTTAGCAGCATCGCAGCACTCACGGCGTCTGGAGGTGGCTGGTGCACCTGACCCACTCACTAACTAAACCTAAGCTTCCGCCAACACGCTCCCCCATCCAGCGCCGTCCACAGAGCATGCGCGCTGCGCCCGGAAGCGGAGGGGCCTCGGGGCGCGCGAGGACCGGAGCAGGCACTTGGGCACAACTGTCTTTGGTGAAGAGGCTGACGGGTCACGCTGTTCCGTGCTCACCGTTCTGCTTCTTACCACTCGGTGGTGGGGTGAGGAGGccggaggggagaggagaagccctATTCTGTTCAGACAATATGGCTTTCTTGCCTTGAGCTTTGTCCTGTtggtaagaaaagtaaacagtGTTACCAAGGGAGAATATGtcctttgggcctgaccaggtggtggcgcagtgtctagaacgttgacctgggacacagtcccaggttcaaaaccccaaggttgccggcttgagcacggggtctccagcttgagcatggaatcaacatgatcccacggtcgctggctcgagcaaggggacaCCAGCTCGACTGCTGCCTGCCCTCGGTCAAGatcaaggcacgaatgagaagcagtcaatgaacaactcaagtgccacaactattagctgatgcttctcacctctctccctttctgtctctaaaaaaagaaaaaaggaaagaatgtgtCCTTCTGGCTAAACTGTGTGCTTTTTTCCACGGAGGTAAGGGGGAAAATAGCAAAGAACAATCTAGAAATCTAGAAGTCTAGAAGTCTGCGCGACCCAAAACTTAGATATGAAATTAAAGGGATCGGGGCCGCCGGAAGGCAGTGAGCGTCTGTGTGGGGGACAGGGCGGGGCACTGACCAGCAGGTCCAAGCTGTTCAGATGGGTCTGGATGTTGTGGGCGTCTTCAGGAGGCACGCCCCGGAACTGCTTCAGCTTGCAGCTTCCTGCCTCCCGTATGACCATGGCGAACGGGACCATCCACCTGACACACTTCTCAATGTCACACCACTGGTACCCTGCAGCGGGCATACACGTCAGGCTCCCCGGGCCGAGGCGGTCCGAGTCCAGCGCGCCCGGGGGTGCCCGAGAGCAGGCGTACCTGAGACCTTCTGCATCAGCTCGGACGAGGAGAAATGGTACAGGGCGGAGGCAGCAAGGACGCCGTAGGGGAACTCTAAGCAGCCAACGTCCAGGACGCAGAGGTCCAAGAGCTACGTGAAAGAACAGAAGCTGGGGGACACTGACTCCTGCTTCCGCGAGCTGTGGGCGGGGCTGGCGGCCAGCAGGACACGGGCACACCCCAGGACACGGGCACACGCCAGGACACGGGCACACCCCAGGACACGGGCACTGACCTCGGCGATCTGGATGAAGACGTGCTGGGGATACTGAGGCAGGAGCACCTCATAAAAGTCGTTCAGGTAGGCTACCTGCATGTACACATTCAGCCAGGACACAATGGTCAGGGGACTTAAGCTCCACTTGAGGGCCTGCGGGAAACAGCAAAGAGAGGCCTGTGCTGAGAAAGTATGGAGACTTCCACTCCCCTTTGTCCTCCACAGGAGTGGACAACACAGCCCCGCCCGGGGCCATGGCGTGTCCCGCGGGGAAACACATCATCCCACTGGGGCACAGCGAGTCCTGCAGGGAAACACCTCCCAGAGCGCTGCCCTCCAGGGAGACACCCCCAGAGCGCTGGCCCTCACAGGGAGACACCCCCAGAGCGCTGGCCCTCACAGGGAGATACCCCCAGAGCGCTGGCCCTCACAGGGAGATACCCCCAGAGCGCTGGCCCTCACAGGGGGACACCCCCAGAGCACTGGCCCTCACAGGGAGACACCCCCAGAGCGCTGGCCCTCACAGGGGGACACCCCCAGAGCACTGGCCCTCACAGGGAGACACCCCCAGAGCGCTGGCCCTCACAGGGAGACACCCCCAGAGCGCTGGCCCTCACAGGGAGACACCCCCAGAGCGCTGGCCCTCACAGGGAGATACCCCCAGAGCGCTGGCCCTCACAGGGAGACACCCCCAGAGCGCTGGCCCTCACAGGGAGACACCCCCAGAGCGCTGGCCCTCACAGGGGGACACCCCCAGAGCGCTGGCCCTCACGGGGAGGGACGAGGTGGGGGTGCAGTGGCTAAGGCCCGAGGAGCGGAGCTGGGACCCACCTTCATGATGATCAACTCCATGGTCAGAATGTCATCTCCTGAACACGCCCCATCTGTCACGTATGCGAATTGGTGCAACTTTGGAGGATAGATTTCCTGAGGGGAAACACAGGAAGAAACGACTAGCCCGGTGTTAACTATAATGAACACCCAAAGTTATTCCTCCTAGTGCCAGCAGGGAAAGACAGGGGGAGGGTGCTGAGGGGACCACCCTGGAGCCACTGCAGGGGTCCACACTGCCTTAGATGGAAAGAGATGAGGCGCCCCCTCGCCAGTCACTCAGTCAGTCAAACTGCTAGTCCTGGAGAAGGGTGAAACGTCCATCTTTCCCGATGCCTCTAGCAACATCTTTGCAAGTTGGGCCCATCCATCCTTCTAATCACACTAAAATTTTAATCCCTTTAGGTCAAGGTTTCGAATTTTTCTTAAAGTGACCACAGTAACACAAGCAAGCGGCTCACCCCTCGACTCGGGGGAGCCCCGGAACCAGCGCCTGCCCGCCTACCTCGAGCTTGGCGGCGATGAACAGCGACGAGATCCCGATGAGCTGCAGCAGGGTCTTCACGATGTCGTGTTGAGTCGCCATGTATCGATCGAAGAAGTCTTGTGCCAGGTAGAAAGTCTCTCTGTGCAGCTTGTAGACTTCACACACCTGAAGAAACATGGAGAAAGGTTTGCCACGTTgcttgaggaaaaaagaaagaaacgtgCTCTTTCTCTGGTGAAGGACACTTGTCACAGATTGAGACAGAAGTTAGCTCTTCAGAAAGGATGGTTACCCTGCTTGTCCCAAGCACAGGAACAGTGCAGATGGACTCGGCAGGGGTAAGTGTGCCGAGATCTACAACAACTTCAGAGCAAATATTCCCAGCGTGGAGACAGCAGCATTTTCacggaaaaagaaaacttttctcagcctgctgcccccccccccagtaagtTTCACAGTGACTTGGAAGCACTAACATTTCTTCAAAACTGGGCAAGAGCAGAACATACATTTATGTAAACCAAACTCAATCACAAAAAAGCAAAGCTTTCTATgtattagcatttaaaaaaattgattggtttgagagagagagggaaagagaaacattatttGGATGAGATGCTGTGGGGAGAGACGTGAGTTCCCAGGCATGAACAAAGAGCGATGCAGGACTACCGACTACAGAAGGTGAGCTTGTTCATACATTTTTAAACCATATGGCAGCAGCTGTCAAATAGCTGCTGCCTGCATTCCACCGGATACGTCTAAAGACACTGTAATCAACAAAGGTCAAATATCAATTTTTACAGTTCACTGGAAAAGACCACCTTCTCAGTGACTAAAACCGTGGTGAAGAAAACTAGGTGCCTGTTCCACTAGATGCCAAACCAGGACATGAGACAGAAGGCTGAACCCGGACCGTGAGAGTTCCCAGGACAGACATGGTCCAGGGTGCTTCTCACAAGGAAGGCCATCCATGTGCTTTCCACTTTCCTGCCCTTCTGTTTTTGGCAAAAACGCACCCTCAACTCAGACCCCACGACCCCGGTGGTACCCCAGCCGCCCTGTTCAACAGGACAGCAGTACTGAGACTTCCCAGCGCTGTGAGGCCACACTATCTGTCAATGCATCTTTCTGAATGACTTATGACCAGAAGGGGGAATTGTGGACAGAAAAGGGTTCTATGGGAAGGAACCTCCCAGGATGGCCTGATCATCAGTTCCTAACTGGGCGGGTCACAGTGGGTGGCTGTGCCCCAGGCACAGAACTTATTTAGTGGAAGGTTTAAGCAGCCCTGATCgttgttttttttgcatctaggtgaacacacctttgaaatgccagaagTAATATCCCTCAAAGGTCCTGACTCTCAAGAGAACCCATAATCTAACAATCCTGTAATCCCATCCCCGCCTTGCTGCCTCCCACCCTCCTGGACTCTTCCTTCTGTCCCCTCCTGGATTCCAAACGCACAAAAGCTGCAGAAGTGTAAAGAAAACAATTAGATGCCAACTGAAAACTCTCCGGGGGGGTAGAGACTTCAGAAACCCTGCTGAGGAAGCCTGCAAGCTCAGAGAAAGTTAGACGGTGGCAGCGCGTGACCACTGCCTCAGGAACGcgccagccagggcacagccaCGCAGGGGAACGGTGCCGCGGTCCCATACAGGGCACCGCTGCCCGCTGCCAGACCTGCTCACCTCCATCAGCCAGTCCAGGAGGATGGCTCGCATCTTGGGCTGCAGGAGAGGGTGCCGCTGCAGGAGGTGCTGGTCCCTGAGGTACGTCTTCTCCTTATTCAACATGATCTTCCAGACCTCCTCCCGGTTCGCCCAGCTACGGAATACACCAAGCACAGAGACCACGGGTCAGCACGCCCCACAgccccagggggcagggggctgcccaggcaggcccagggcagACGCTCACTTCAGCACgggcaggggcgaggctctgGGTGGCCTGGCACTCGGAGGCTTGTGCGAGGAGCTCGGGTACAGCAGCTCACCCTCCTGCTTGTCAGGCGTGGGGGCCAGGGGGCAGGGGTTCTCAGGGGCGGCGTCACTGTCCCAAGTCTGAAAAGGAGAGTCACGCTTGTAAGTGTCTGATGGAAACCAGCTAGTTTTACATTCAGTGATTTGTACAAGAGCCTGTACTTCAAAACATGTCCTCGGACCAGAGAACAATCTCCAGGCCCAAGCAGAATTCTGGCTGAGGGCCGGATGGAGATGGCACGGGCAAGTAAGAGCCATGGGAGTGACCCCAACCTTCCCTGTCACCTCCACTGTAGCTTGAGTCTGCAAAAATGACGAGGTCATGAGCATTTTATCCTCCAATCATCCTCCTCACATGAGTGTATGAGCAGCGAAAGGGGTGCAGGAGGCTGTGACATCCCAACCAAGAGAAGGGACACGGACCCGAGCGTGGCTCAGCGAGGCGCTGGGCTTGACTCCGCCGTGCACGTGGGATTACTCGGTCACGGCTCAAAGACGTGTTTTTTTAACAAGGACaacttatataaaaatttctgaaaagTGCAACATACAGTTTCCAGTAAAAGCATTTACATTAGCACTTCCCCATTCACAAGTATAAAGGAGCGACCGGGTACCTTGCCATCGATAATTCATCTCCCCATTTTAAAACAGAATGTCACTCGAAATATGACATCTTCCTTGGGTGGTGGGACTAGCCAAAGGCATTATGTCACGGGTACCTCTCTTGCCCTCAattcaaaacagaacaaaaggacGTCTGCCCAGTTAAaacccaatcaagccatggtCACAGGTCATGCCGAGCCTGTGGAGACAGCAGAGCCTAGATGTCCCGGGAGACCTGGGACTCCTGCCCCGAAGCCTGCACTCGGGCAGGAGACACAAGGAACTGATGAGTGAATGCACCAGCATGACCAAAGTGAGGCTCTTTTAAAAGATTCCAAATATTTCATGTTACTAATTTTCAATACCTGGAAAATAGCAAGGTCATTTTGCCATttaggaaattttctttttaaaactactgTTTATCGTCCTCCTCTAAAAAGAAGCCTATAATTGGTttgttttagttaaaaaaattttaaattgttattgaGTGTACtgggggtaacactggttaataacattatatcaatttcaggtgtacaactttatgACATCGGAATGCTTCACTCGTGCGCACACCAGCCATCACCCCTCCTACAGTTGACGCTTTCCCATTTTGTTctcgcccaccccacccccctccagtAACCACCATTCTGTGGTCTGCCTATGGCTGGTCTCTTCAATTGTAAGATGGCGACACAGTTGACAATACGAGCAGTAACAATCCTGCAGGCGTGGACGCCCTATCCAACTCTGACACCCTTGCcatgttctgttttttaaaactgaGATCTATCACTAATGTTGACCAAAGAGATCGCTGGGGTGACTATAAGTGAACATGGAGACCTGGGCTCTAAAAGTCTACCTGTCACAGCTCAGCGGCCGCTTCCAGAGGGAGTCAGAGCCCTGCAGCCCTGAGGAGGGCAGAGCCAGGTAGAGCCGTCTCCCTCCCAGGTGCAGGGAACGGGCATGCAAATGACCACAgcacagggcagggtggggggaggcagcttCCCAGGCCAGGGCGCCCGGAACATTTCCTTCCCTCAGAAGGGGTTCAGTCGCTCTCTCTTCAGAAACGGAATCTCGTTTTGAAGGCAGGAGCTGGGAGCCACTCTTTCCAGCCCAGGGGGCCTTTGGACATGAACTGGCAACAGTTCCCAACCTGCAGCTCGGGCAGACGGGGCTGTCAGCGGACACGGGGTTCCAAGGTGGGCCTTTATAGGAACCAGCATTCAAAGCAGATGAATCGAGTCTGTGTCCTGAAACTGCAGCATCTACCATGCTGCAGAGGAAGCTCGACCGGTCTGGCTTCAGGAGGAAATGGGGTGGTGGCCAGAGGCCACCCTGACTGCTCTAACCACCTGCGTGTCCCTACGCCACGCTCACGAAGAACAGAACTCCTTATGCAAAACGACGTTCTGAGCCAACAGAAAGTCCAGGGTGCCACCTCTACAAAAAGTCGTATCATGtgcaaaaaaagtaaaaccaaacaacaaaaatgGGTATGATGAATGGACTTTAGGTCAAGTCCGTTTTCTTTAAGGCCCAGGAGAGGATGAAAGGTCCCGTGTGTTCCTGACACAGCAGTAACCCGTGAGTTTAGCACCATGGCTATAAGTAGCCCAAGGCTGTTATACTGGGCTGAACGATAACTTGTAATTCTGTGTAGTTAACAGACAAAAAGGTGCAGTGTTAGCCCAAAATTCCAGCTTCCTGAATCGATCACTCCTTAAATAGCTGGATAATTTTCACGCTATCTGTGCCATAAAATGCTCACAAACATGTTATCACTGATCTCTGGATGACCACAGACATGCCTTTTGGTAGGGTATACTAACGGGTATTCACATATCACCACTCCCTGCTGCCCGCAGTGAGGGGACAGGGCCACCTCCCCGCCACGGGCATCCTGGACAGCACACGGGTGACCCTTCAGAACAGACACTACAACGGACGACGTTGACATGGACGGCTCTGCTGCTCCCGTGGTTGGAAATTTCAATTCAAGCACAGCTGGAAGAATAATCTTAAATTCTGCAAAGCAGAGATACATTCTGTCATACCCACAAAAACCAGCTTGCTTGGTTTGAAGATTTAAGGGGAGAAAAGGAATTTGGGTGCACTGTCTTATTTCCTGTCCTCAAGTGAAACAGTTCTTCTAACAGAGTAGGGAGTCATCAACCCCTTATTCGCTATTCAGGGGAACTGGCCCAGAAATACTAATTCCTGGGGTCTGACAGGCAGTGACACTATGACCGCCCAGAATGTGGACCACAGCTTTGAAGCCCTTCACTCTCCCACACCCTGCTGCCACGGCGGCTGCTCAGGGCTGTACAAAGCAATGCGCTACCCACTGCTCACCTGTCAGGCCCACCACCCTCGGCTCAAATACTAATCCTGCTCAGCTTTGATCGGTGCGAGGGTCAGAAAGCCCAATCAGCTACTTTGGAGATAGACAGCCTTCCCCACTGGAGCCCTAACTACAGTCTGCAGCCATTTCTGGAGGTAAAGAGATAATACAAGCTTTTTCTGCCAGGAACTTCTGATATTATAATGATATCATGAGCATGCAGGAAATTTGGCGGGAAGTCCATGAAGGAGGGGCAAGAGACATAGGCTAGtcgataaaaaataaataaaagaaatgtactgAGACACACATATTACACAGGACGTTCCACTAATACTCTGGCTGAGGCCAGGCCGAGCCCCAGACGGCCGCGATCACTATAGGCAATTGCTGGATGCGCAGGAAGAACGTCCAGAAAGGGGATTAAAGCTTTAAACCTGAcctacagagacagtgagaagggGCCAGGGAGAGCCTTACGCTCCACGAGGTTAAAACACAAGTGTGCACGGGAGAAGCCGTTTGTAAACGCACAGAAACCCCCACTACTGCAGTTACCCAAAGAGCTGTGTgtcaggagcccccccccccccatttcagcAGCCCAGCGACGAAGCTGAAGGAGGGACTCCACCCCGGGCTTGCACAGGACTCCAGGGAGtttctttctgagtctcagttgcCCCAAAAGCAGAGGAGAGGACCGAGCCACACTGGATGTCCATGCTGGTTCTTCCAGACATCCGCACGTATTTGGAAAACAAGACCTTCCTGGAAACCCACGCCTGGCAGAGGTCCCTGGCCACTGACAGGCACAGAGCTCAGCCATGGGACCGCAGCCACAGAGGACAAGCCTTCAGCAAGCGGCAAGACAGGACGAGACCCCTGTGACCCACCAGAAGCAGGCGCCCCTCCACTGGGGCCCAATCAGCGAGGGAACCTACCTCACTGCCACACTGGCTTTTCTCGGTCTGGTCAATTTTGGCAATTTCTTCGTCTGGATCCTGCAAAAACTAACATAcaacaacccccacccccaaggaaACAGCCCAAACAGCCCCAAGacaaaacacagagagagaaaaaagaaaaagttggttAGGTTATGAACATCATTTCTGCAAACGCGGACCGCCAGTAAAGGTACCCCCTATCAATAAATACGTGGGCAGAGCCCAGTC
This window contains:
- the CCNE1 gene encoding G1/S-specific cyclin-E1, with product MPMERTERDATEPDSMKEDSGTDVSARPRKRKANVAVFLQDPDEEIAKIDQTEKSQCGSETWDSDAAPENPCPLAPTPDKQEGELLYPSSSHKPPSARPPRASPLPVLNWANREEVWKIMLNKEKTYLRDQHLLQRHPLLQPKMRAILLDWLMEVCEVYKLHRETFYLAQDFFDRYMATQHDIVKTLLQLIGISSLFIAAKLEEIYPPKLHQFAYVTDGACSGDDILTMELIIMKALKWSLSPLTIVSWLNVYMQVAYLNDFYEVLLPQYPQHVFIQIAELLDLCVLDVGCLEFPYGVLAASALYHFSSSELMQKVSGYQWCDIEKCVRWMVPFAMVIREAGSCKLKQFRGVPPEDAHNIQTHLNSLDLLDKAQGKKAILSEQNRASPLPSGLLTPPPSGKKQNGEHGTA